In one window of Carassius carassius chromosome 38, fCarCar2.1, whole genome shotgun sequence DNA:
- the LOC132119353 gene encoding junction plakoglobin-like has protein sequence MEMHFAEAPGSVKVTEWQQSYYGTDSGIQSGATTVRSDQGGREYSSKDFTYSATFTENPADVESQYNVTRAQRVRAAMFPETVMEGTAVLSTQMGSSQQTNVQKLAEPSQQLKAAIIHLINYQDDAELATRAIPELIKLLNDEDQVVVNKAAMIVNQLTHKEASRRAMMQSPQMAAAVVRAMQNTSDMETTRATASILHNLSHQREGLLAIFKSGGIPALVRLLSSPMDSVLFYAITTLHNLLLHQEGAKMAVRLADGLQRMVPLLKKSNPKFLAITTDCLQLLSYGNQESKLIILANGGPEGLVHIMRTNTYEKLLWTTSRVLKVLSVCPSNKPAIVDAGGMQALGKHLNSSTQRLNQNCLWTLRNLSDAATKQDGLENLLQVLVGQLSSDDINMLTCATGILSNLTCNNTRNKTQVTQSNGVEALIHTIVRADSKQDVIEPAVCALRHLTSRHPEAESAQNAVRMYYGIPAIVKLLNQPYYWPVIKAVVGLIRNLALCQANQAPLRDADAIPKLVTLLSKAHQDAQKPGSSAQQTYQDGVRMEEIVEGCTGALHILARDHINKTTISNMDTIPLFVQLLYSPLDNVKRVAAGVLCELALDKQSAEIIDSEGASAPLMELLHSSNEGIATYAAAVLFRISEDKNPDYKKRVSVELTHSLFKHDPASWEMARNMVEPGLPEDELDGYGHAGFQGYSDGMHMDGMPLDPEMVEDFGPGMGYNPMPRHYNEY, from the exons ATGGAAATGCACT TTGCAGAGGCCCCAGGCTCGGTGAAGGTCACAGAATGGCAGCAGTCGTATTACGGGACAGATTCAGGCATCCAGTCAGGAGCCACTACGGTTCGCTCAGATCAAGGTGGAAGAGAGTACAGCAGCAAGGATTTCACCTACTCCGCCACATTCACAGAGAACCCTGCAG ATGTGGAGTCTCAGTATAATGTGACTCGTGCTCAGCGTGTGAGGGCGGCCATGTTTCCTGAGACCGTGATGGAGGGAACGGCCGTCCTTTCCACACAGATGGGTTCGTCCCAGCAAACCAATGTACAGAAGCTGGCTGAACCATCTCAGCAGCTCAAAGCCGCCATCATTCATCTCATCAACTACCAGGACGACGCCGAACTCGCCACACGCGCCATTCCAGAGCTCATCAAACTCCTCAACGATGAAGACCAG GTTGTGGTGAATAAGGCAGCTATGATCGTGAACCAGCTGACCCACAAGGAGGCGTCCCGTCGGGCTATGATGCAGTCCCCACAAATGGCGGCCGCTGTGGTGAGAGCCATGCAGAACACATCCGACATGGAGACGACCCGCGCCACAGCCAGCATCCTGCACAACCTTTCGCACCAGCGCGAGGGGCTGCTCGCCATCTTTAAATCGGGAGGCATCCCAGCTCTGGTGCGCTTGTTGAG TTCTCCGATGGATTCAGTTCTTTTCTATGCTATCACCACCCTGCACAACCTGCTTCTGCATCAGGAGGGAGCCAAGATGGCAGTGCGTCTGGCTGATGGTCTGCAGAGGATGGTTCCCCTGCTGAAGAAAAGCAACCCCAAGTTCCTGGCCATCACCACGGACTGCCTACAGCTGCTTTCCTATGGCAACCAGGAGAGCAAG CTGATTATCCTGGCTAACGGTGGCCCTGAGGGTCTAGTGCACATCATGAGGACTAACACTTATGAGAAGCTGCTCTGGACCACTAGCCGTGTGCTCAAAGTGCTCTCTGTCTGTCCTAGTAACAAACCTGCTATTGTGGATGCTG GTGGAATGCAAGCTCTTGGTAAGCATCTGAACAGCTCTACTCAACGTCTGAATCAAAACTGCCTGTGGACCTTGAGAAACTTGTCAGACGCTGCAACCAAACAG GACGGACTGGAAAATCTGCTCCAAGTGCTGGTGGGCCAGCTGTCCTCTGATGACATCAACATGCTGACCTGTGCCACGGGCATCCTGTCCAACCTCACCTGCAACAACACACGCAACAAAACACAGGTGACCCAGAGTAATGGCGTGGAGGCTCTGATTCACACCATCGTGAGGGCCGATTCAAAACAGGACGTGATCGAGCCAGCTGTCTGTGCCCTGCGCCACCTCACCAGCCGGCACCCAGAGGCGGAGTCTGCACAGAATGCTGTACGAATGTATTACGGCATCCCCGCTATTGTCAAATTACTCAATCAGCCCTACTACTGGCCAGTCATTAAG GCTGTGGTTGGTCTGATCCGTAACCTGGCGCTGTGTCAAGCCAATCAGGCTCCTTTGAGAGACGCTGATGCCATTCCCAAACTGGTCACTTTGCTTTCGAAAGCTCATCAGGATGCACAGAAACCTGGTTCATCTGCTCAACAAACATACCAG gaTGGGGTGAGAATGGAGGAGATCGTGGAGGGCTGCACTGGTGCTCTGCATATCTTGGCCAGAGATCATATTAACAAAACCACCATTTCCAACATGGACACCATTCCTCTGTTTGTTCAG CTGTTGTATTCTCCATTGGATAACGTCAAGCGTGTGGCAGCTGGTGTTCTGTGTGAACTGGCTCTTGATAAACAGTCTGCTGAGATCATTGATTCAGAAGGAGCCTCTGCTCCTCTCATGGAGCTCCTCCACTCCAGCAACGAAGGGATCG CCACCTATGCTGCTGCAGTTCTCTTCCGAATTTCCGAGGACAAAAACCCCGACTATAAGAAAAGAGTATCAGTGgagctcacacactcactcttcaAACACGACCCTGCTTCTTGGGAAATG GCACGCAACATGGTGGAACCTGGCCTTCCAGAGGACG AGCTGGATGGTTACGGCCATGCAGGATTTCAAGGATACAGTGATGGCATGCATATGGATGGTATGCCCCTAGATCCAGAAATGGTAGAAGATTTTGGGCCAGGCATGGGTTACAACCCAATGCCCAGACACTACAATGAATATTAA